A single Cannabis sativa cultivar Pink pepper isolate KNU-18-1 chromosome 7, ASM2916894v1, whole genome shotgun sequence DNA region contains:
- the LOC115696513 gene encoding GDSL esterase/lipase At5g45670-like, with amino-acid sequence MAVLKKNIREEGIIFIMSITVLIMMIMLHEAKGDEEHPQVPCFFIFGDSLVDNGNNNQLETIIKVNNKPYGIDFPGGIATGRFSNGRNVVDIIGMYINRIDIYMCEALGFKTFIPPFASVLNGNAALITRGVNYGSGGSGIRNDTGKIVGTLLNLEAQVNHHLMTVAKIKSMLGINEGEAHLNKCIYFVGMGGSDYLTNYFLPDVQSTSRDYAPQQYARVLIEEYKVQILVCITPI; translated from the exons ATGGCTGTTTTGAAGAAAAATATAAGAGAAGAGGgcataatatttattatgtcAATTACAGTATTAATCATGATGATAATGTTGCATGAGGCCAAAGGAGATGAAGAACATCCACAAGTTCCATGCTTCTTCATATTTGGTGACTCTTTGGTTGACaatggaaataacaatcaactCGAAACAATAATTAAAGTGAATAACAAGCCATATGGAATTGATTTTCCTGGTGGTATTGCAACAGGAAGATTTTCTAATGGTCGAAATGTGGTTGATATAATTGGTATGTACAtaaatagaatagatatatatatgt GTGAAGCTCTAGGCTTTAAAACATTCATACCACCATTTGCCTCTGTTCTTAATGGAAATGCTGCACTTATTACTAGAGGTGTAAACTATGGATCTGGTGGATCAGGTATTCGTAATGACACTGGAAAAATTGTG GGTACTCTTTTAAATCTAGAAGCACAAGTAAACCATCACCTAATGACAGTGGCAAAAATCAAAAGCATGCTTGGAATAAACGAAGGGGAAGCTCACTTAAACAAATGCATATATTTTGTTGGAATGGGTGGTAGTGATTACCTTACCAACTACTTCCTGCCTGATGTTCAAAGTACAAGTCGTGATTATGCGCCCCAACAATATGCCCGAGTTCTCATCGAAGAATATAAAGTTCAAATTCTGGTTTGTATAACACCTATTTGA
- the LOC133039724 gene encoding GDSL esterase/lipase At1g29670-like: MLRLYNNGARKFALNGIGALGCTPFAINSLAKKTGSRNGCTCAEKVNEAVQFFNHELILLVEHFNIHYPKAKFIYLNYFGIGSSDPVLKERKVINKSCCPLNGLGLCNTAASPCPDRKTYLFWDSFHLTEAASVLIVKRYYNSQLQSDSYPIDIKRLAELKL; encoded by the exons atGCTG AGATTATACAACAATGGTGCAAGAAAATTTGCCCTCAATGGAATAGGAGCACTTGGGTGCACCCCATTTGCTATAAATTCATTGGCAAAAAAGACAGGGTCAAGGAATGGGTGCACCTGCGCAGAAAAAGTCAACGAAGCAGTTCAATTTTTTAACCATGAACTTATATTATTAGTTGAACATTTCAATATCCATTACCCAAAAGCCAAGTTCATTTATCTCAATTACTTTGGAATAGGTTCTAGCGATCCAGTTCTTAAAG AAAGGAAAGTTATAAACAAAAGCTGCTGCCCATTAAATGGTTTAGGTCTGTGTAATACTGCAGCAAGTCCATGTCCTGATAGAAAAACCTACTTATTTTGGGACTCTTTCCATTTAACAGAGGCTGCTAGTGTATTAATTGTAAAAAGATATTATAACTCTCAACTTCAGTCAGACAGTTATCCTATTGATATCAAACGACTTGCTGAATTGAAActctag